Below is a window of Ruegeria sp. THAF33 DNA.
GATACCAGCCACAACCGAGCCGACAAAACTCATCTGATCCCCAGACCAGATGATCGTCTGACCCGCTTCAAAACTGCGGTAATATTTAATGCTTTCAAGCTCTTCCAGCTCATCGGCATCACAACGGGCGCAGACGGCGCGATGACGAATCGGGCAATCTCCGCAATTTGAATGGTCAAATTGTGCTTTTACTGTCATGCGCGTTCCCACTTGATCTCCATCAAAGCACCTGTGTCGCCTGTCGCATAAGGGTATCGCCATGATAGTGAAACCACAATTGGCAAAGCTTGGACTTTTTGACGCGAAAGTACCGCGTTACACAAGCTACCCCACCGCCCCCCACTTCAGCAACGACGTGGGATCAGACATGTTCGGCGACTGGATTTCCGGGATCAAACCCGGCAGTGCAATTTCGCTGTACATTCATGTCCCATTCTGCCGCAGGCTATGCTGGTTCTGCGCCTGCAGGACACAAGGGACACAAACCGACAATCCGGTAATCGCCTATGTCGATGTTCTGAAGGCCGAACTGGACCTTCTGGCCGCACGTCTGCCTGAGGGTGTGGTTCTGTCGCGCCTGCACTGGGGCGGCGGCACACCAACATTGCTGAACGCCCAATTGATGCGCGAATTGGCGCAACACATCCTGGGTATCGTGCCCATGGGGCCGAATGCCGAATTCTCGGTCGAGATTGATCCGAACGAGATTGACGAGGCGCGTTTGGATGCGCTGGCAGACGCGGGCATGAACCGCGCCTCGATCGGGGTGCAGGATTTCGATGACGAAATCCAAAAAACCATAGGCCGTATTCAAAGCTATGACACCACGCGCGACGCTATTGACATGATCCGTGAACGTGGCATCACCAGCCTGAATGCGGATATCCTCTACGGTCTGCCACATCAGACCAAGGCGCGCATGACGGAAAGCGTGCAGAAACTCGTGTCGCTCAACCCGGATCGCGTGGCACTTTACGGTTATGCCCACGTGCCTTGGATGGCCAAGCGGCAGCAGCTGATTCCGTCGGACGCCCTGCCCACACCGGAACAGCGCCTTGAACTATTCGACACGGCCCGACGTTTGTTCCTTTGGGACAATTATGCCGAGATCGGTATCGACCATTTCGCCACTGTGGATGACGGTCTGACACACGCTTTGCGCGCGGGCCGCCTCAAGCGGAACTTCCAGGGTTACACCGACGATCAGGCCGATGTTCTGATTGGTGTCGGGGCCAGCTCGATCTCTCGTTTCCCGCAAGGCTACGCGCAGAACGCCCCGGCCACCTCTGCCCATACCAAAGCCATTCGCGATGGGCAGTTTTCGACATCCCGAGGGCACCTTTTCAAAGGTCAGGACATTCTTCGTGCTCGCCTGATCGAGGCATTGATGTGCGATTTCAAGATCGACTCGGCGGAAATCCTGCGGGATCACGATATTTCGGCCTCTGACTTGGACGAGATGTACCGCGCAGCCAACGCATCTTTCGACGGGATGCTGCAAATCACCGAAGCCGGGCTTTTCATACCGCCCGAAGCGCGGGCGCTGACCCGGATGATCGCCCGCAGCTTTGACGCCTATGACCTCAGCAAAGCCGGGCACAGCTCGGCCATCTGACCCTTTTTCGGCGGGCAACATTCGGCCCGTGACGCGCAAAACACATCAGGGGCTTGACGCACGCCTGCGGTTTTTCCCACACTCATGTTGTAGGGCGGCATCTCGCTCTGCGGTCTGAGGCGGGCAAAATACAGACAATCCTTGTCGGCGCCAACGCGTCGGTCGGTCCCTTTCGTGTAGCCAATCTGCAACCTGAAAGAGGGACAACACTCATGCGCGTTTTCACCGTCCTCGGGCCCAGCCAATCGGGCAAATCTACGCTTGTCGAGGCCATCAGCCGCCTCGACGGGCGCCCCACCACATTCGATGTTTCCGGAACCGTGCATTTGCACGGTTTTTCTTACCTGGACGAGCCCTGGTGCGCGATCGACGTCGATGGGGGCGGCGATGCACTGGCCTATGTCGGCCCTGCAATGGCGATTTCGGACGCCGCCGTGGTCGTGGTGCCCCCCGACCCGAATGCCGCCGTTCTGTGCGCGCCCTACCTGCGATTGGTCGAAGAGGCCGGCATCCCCTGTTTTCTGTTCATCAACCGGATGGACAACCCCAATGGCCGCGTCCGCGATATCATCGCCGCTCTGCAAACATACTGCACCCACCACATTGCCCTGCGTCAGGTGCCGATCCGCGAAGGGGATACGATCATCGGGGCGGTTGATCTGATCTCGGAACGGGCCTGGAAATATCAGGAGGGCCAGCCCTCGGCCCTGATCGAACTGCCTCAATCCGTCGAAGACCGCGAGCAGGAAGCGCGAACCGAGCTGCTCGAAACCCTGTCCGATTTCGATGACAACCTGCTGGAACAGCTGATCGAAGACAAACAGCCGCCAAGTGACGAGGTCTATGATCTGGCGGCACAGGTCCTGAAGAACCACCAGTTGATTCCCGCCTGCCTGGGTGCCGCAAGTCACGGCAACGGGCTGACGCGTCTGATGAAGGCGCTGCGGCACGAAGCCCCCGAATTTGACATCGCCGCCGGGCGCGACGAGGCCGCAGACAGCGCCCGCGCCATTGCCGGTTTTGCAGATGTCAAAAAGCACATCGGAAAAATCGTGGTTCTGCGCGGCCTGGGGGACGGCGTGCAAGCCCATGAAGCCTTGGGCGGTGAGACCGTCGGCAATCTGACAACGCTGGATGCCAAAACCCAGATCGCCACGCTTGAGGCCGGGCAGATTGGTCTGGCGGTGAAATCCGATCACCTAAACCCCGGCTATATCTACGACAGCAATTCGGCGACGGAACTGCCGGAATGGGCAGCCTCGCATCCGGTGGCGCATCGTCAGATCGTCTCGCCCGCGCATGAGCGGGACGATGTGCGCCTGTCAAACGCCCTGAGCCGCCTGGCCGAAATCGACCCCGGCCTTCACCTGCAACAGGATGAGCTTACCGGCCACGCCGTTCTTGGGTCTCAAGGTCCGCAGCACATGCGACGCGTGACCGCCAAACTGGCCGAGGATTTCGGGATCGAGATTGAAGCCGACCCGGTCGAAACCGCCTATCGCGAAACCATCCGAACACCTGTCGAACATCGCCACAGACACCGCAAACAATCCGGCGGGGCTGGGCAGTTCGCGGATGTCGTGATCTCGGTCGCGCCGCTGCCGCGCGGATCTGGGTTCCAGTTCGAAGAGGTGGTCAAGGGCGGCGCGGTGCCCAAGAATTACATCCCATCCGTGGAACAGGGCGCCAGAGACGCGCTGGAGCAAGGCCCCGAGGGCTTTCCGGTGGTGGATGTGAAGGTCACGCTGCATGACGGCAAACATCACAACGTGGACAGTTCCGATTATGCCTTCCGCACCGCGGGCAAGAACGCCGTGCGCGAAGCGCTGCCACAGGCCAAGCCCGTTGTTTTGCAGCCAATCCTGAACGCCGAAATCCACCTGCCTTCTGATTTTGTCGGCGACCTCGTGCCGACGATCAGCTCTCTGCAAGGGCAGGTTCTGGGATTTGAGGGCAACCCGAACGCATCAGGCTGGGAGATTTTCAACGCCCTGATTCCCGCCGTGGCCGAGGATGAGTTGCATCGCACTCTTGCCAGTGCCACGCGCGGAACCGGGTGGGTCAAGCTGAGCTTTGATCACTATGAAGAACTGCGCGGGCCGGTGCCGAAAACGGCGGCCAAAGAGAAAGCCAGCGCCTGATGGACTGACGGTGGCGGGCTGATTTCAGCCCGCCGCAGCAATCAATTCGCGGGTATAGTCGGTCTGGGCATTTTCGAACAAATCCTCGGCCGTGCCCATTTCAACCACATCTCCGTTTCGCATGACGATCACCTTGTGCGACATCGCCCGCACCACTTTCAGGTCATGGCTGATGAACAGATACGCCAGCCCGTATTTCTTTTGCAGATCGCGCAGCAGATCGACGATCTGAACCTGAACCGTCATGTCCAGCGCGCTGGTCGGTTCGTCCAGAACCAGCAGCTTGGGGCGCAAGACCATCGCGCGCGCAATCGCGATGCGCTGACGCTGACCGCCCGAAAACTCGTGCGGATACCGGTCCATTGCCGCAGGATCCAGGCCCACCTCGGTCATCACCTCAGCGACCAGTTCACGCGGCGCGCGATGAGGATCAATATTGTGAATGGCCAGACCTTCCGCGATGATCTGCTGACAGGTCATGCGTGGGCTGAGGCTGCCGAACGGGTCCTGAAACACGATCTGCATATCCTTGCGCAGCCGGCGCAGCTCTCGTGTGGACCATTTCCGAACATCCTGATCGCGGAAGGTGATGCCGCCTTCGGACGCGATCAGACGCATGATCGCCAGCGCCAGCGTGGTCTTGCCCGACCCGCTTTCGCCCACGATCCCCAAGGTCTCACCCGCGCGCACGCTCAGCGTGGCGTCATTCACCGCCTTCACATAGCCGACCGTGCGTTTCAGAAACCCGCGCTGGATTGGGAACCAGACCTTCAGGTGATCGGTGCGCGCGACTTCCTCGGCATCTGTTGCAACGGCGACTGGCTGGCCCGAAGGTTCCGCGGCCAAGAGCTTGCGGGTATAGGGGTGCTGCGGGTTGTCGAAGATCTCGGCGGTCGCACCGGTCTCGACGATCTCACCATCCTTCATCACACAGACCCGGTCGGCGATGCGCCGCACGATGCCCAGATCATGGGTGATGAACAGCATCCCCATGTTTTCGGATTTCTGCAAACTGGCCAGCAACTCGAGGATCTGTGCCTGAATGGTTACATCCAACGCCGTCGTCGGTTCATCGGCGATCAGGATGTCCGGCTTGTTCGCCAGCGCCATGGCGATCATCACGCGCTGCCGCTGTCCGCCAGACAACTGGTGCGGATAGCTGTCCAGCCGGTCTTCGGGGTCGCGGATACCGACCTTGTTCAACAATTCAAGAATTCGTTCGCGCGCGACATCACCCGTGACCCCCTGATGCAGGGCCAACGATTCCGCCATCTGCTTCTGGATCGTGTGCAGCGGGTTCAGCGATGTCATCGGCTCTTGGAAAATAAAGCTGATGTCATTGCCGCGCACATCCATCAGGCGTTGCTCCGAGGCGCCGATCATCTCCTGTCCGTCATAGGTGACGGACCCTTCGACGATCGCGCTGTCGCCCAGCAAAGATACGGTGCTGAGCGCGGTCACAGATTTGCCCGATCCGGATTCACCCACCAGCGCCACGGTTTCCCCGCGATCGACATGGAATGACACGCCCCGAACCGCAGCACTGATCTGACCGTCCTGCCGGAACGAGACCTTCAGGTTGTTTACATCCAGCAGGCTCATGAGAAGGTCTTTCTGGGATCGAACGCATCCCGCACGCCTTCAAAGATGAAGACCAGCAGAGACAGCATGATGGCAAAGGTGAAAAAGGCCGTGAAAGCCAGCCATGGGGCCTGAAGGTTCTGTTTTGCCTGCAAGGTGAGCTCCCCCAGCGAGGGGGCCGAAGACGGAAGACCAAAACCCAGATAATCCAGCGAAGCCAGCCCGCCTATGGTGCCCGTAACGATGAAGGGCATGAAGGTCAGCGTGGCCACCATTGCGTTGGGCAGCATGTGGCGGAACATAATGGTCATGTTGCCCACCCCCAATGCCCGTGCAGCGCGCACATATTCAAGGTTTCGCGCCCGCAGGAATTCTGCGCGCACCACGCCAACCAACCCGGTCCAGCTGAACAGGATCATCAACGCGACCAGCAGCCAGAAACTTCGGCCCAGAACCGCGAACATGATGATGATCACATATAACGAAGGCGTCGCTGACCAGATCTCAATGATCCGCTGAAAGATCAGATCCAGCCAACCGCCGAAGAAACCCTGTATGGCACCGGCAAAAATACCGATCAGGCTGGCAGCGCCCGTCACCAGCAGCGTGAACAGGATCGACAAGCGGAAGCCGTAAATCACCCGTGCCAGCACATCGCGCTTGGTGTCATCGGTGCCCAGCAGGTTCTGGCCGTTGGGCGGCAAAGGTGCAGCCCCGGGGCGATCCACAGACGTGTTGTAGGAATAGGGGATCAGCGGCCAAAGCGCCCAGCCACGCTCGAACCCTTCCGCCTGGAAAGTCCCGGCGTCGATTTGTTCAATGATACCTTCGGGATCGTCGAAACACTCTTCCAGTCCACCGCTATCGATCAGGCATTGAACTTCGGGATCGCGATAAATGGCTTCAGTCTGGAAATCGCCACCAAATTCGGTTTCCGCATAGAAGTTGAAGACCGGCATGTAAAACTCGCCCCGGTATTTCACCAGAATCGGTTTGTCATTGGCGATGAACTCGGCAAACAGCGACAGGCCGAACAACACGGCGAAGATGATCAACGACCAGAAAGCGCGCTTGTTTCGGCGAAAATTGCTCCAGCGGCGCTGGTTCAGGGGGGACAATGCCATTTACCCCTCCCGCTTTTCAAAATCGATGCGCGGGTCGACCAGCACATACATCAGATCGCTGATGATACCGACCACCAGACCCATCAGGCCAAAGATGAACAACGTGCCGAAAATCACCGGGTAATCCCGCGCCACGGCGGCTTCAAAACCCAGACGTCCCAGACCATCAAGTGAGAAGATCGTTTCGATGATGATCGAACCTCCGAAGAACACGCCGATGAACACGGCCGGAAATCCGGCTATGACGATCAGCATCGCGTTGCGGAACACATGGCCATACAGCACCTTGCGTTCGCTCAGGCCTTTGGCGCGGGCGGTCATGACATATTGCTTTTTGATTTCATCAAGAAAAGAGTTTTTGGTCAGCAGCGTCAATGTCGCAAAGGCCGAGATCGTCAGCGCAATGGTCGGCAACGCGATATGCCAGAAATAATCTGCGATCTTGCCAAAAAGACTCAGGCTGTCCCAGTTGTCGGATGTCAGCCCCCGCAACGGGAAGATCTGCCAATAGGATCCACCGGCGAAAAGCACCAGCAGTAGAATGGCAAACAGGAAGCCAGGGATCGCATAGGCCACGATGATCGCTGCGCTGGTCCACGTGTCGAACTGCGAACCGTCCCTGATCGCCTTGCGAATGCCTAGAGGGATCGAAACCAGATAGGCGATAAGCGTTGACCACAGGCCCAGCGAGATCGAGACCGGCATTTTCTCGAGCACCAGATCAATCACGCTGATCGAGCGGAAATAGCTCTCGCCGAAGTCCAGCGTCAGATAGTTGCCCATCATGATCAGAAAACGTTCCAGGGGCGGTTTGTCGAAGCCGAATTCCTTTTCAAGTTCAGCAATGAACTCGGGCGGCAGGCCCCGCGCACCGACATATTTGTCGTCGAAAACGCCGCCCGCCGGCTCTGACCCCGCGCCGGCATCGCCCGCACCCGCAAAACCGGCGAAAACATCCCCCTGACCCTCGATCTGGGCAATGATCTGCTCAACCGGTCCGCCGGGCACGAATTGTACCAGCGTAAAGTTG
It encodes the following:
- the hemN gene encoding oxygen-independent coproporphyrinogen III oxidase, which produces MIVKPQLAKLGLFDAKVPRYTSYPTAPHFSNDVGSDMFGDWISGIKPGSAISLYIHVPFCRRLCWFCACRTQGTQTDNPVIAYVDVLKAELDLLAARLPEGVVLSRLHWGGGTPTLLNAQLMRELAQHILGIVPMGPNAEFSVEIDPNEIDEARLDALADAGMNRASIGVQDFDDEIQKTIGRIQSYDTTRDAIDMIRERGITSLNADILYGLPHQTKARMTESVQKLVSLNPDRVALYGYAHVPWMAKRQQLIPSDALPTPEQRLELFDTARRLFLWDNYAEIGIDHFATVDDGLTHALRAGRLKRNFQGYTDDQADVLIGVGASSISRFPQGYAQNAPATSAHTKAIRDGQFSTSRGHLFKGQDILRARLIEALMCDFKIDSAEILRDHDISASDLDEMYRAANASFDGMLQITEAGLFIPPEARALTRMIARSFDAYDLSKAGHSSAI
- a CDS encoding elongation factor G; the encoded protein is MRVFTVLGPSQSGKSTLVEAISRLDGRPTTFDVSGTVHLHGFSYLDEPWCAIDVDGGGDALAYVGPAMAISDAAVVVVPPDPNAAVLCAPYLRLVEEAGIPCFLFINRMDNPNGRVRDIIAALQTYCTHHIALRQVPIREGDTIIGAVDLISERAWKYQEGQPSALIELPQSVEDREQEARTELLETLSDFDDNLLEQLIEDKQPPSDEVYDLAAQVLKNHQLIPACLGAASHGNGLTRLMKALRHEAPEFDIAAGRDEAADSARAIAGFADVKKHIGKIVVLRGLGDGVQAHEALGGETVGNLTTLDAKTQIATLEAGQIGLAVKSDHLNPGYIYDSNSATELPEWAASHPVAHRQIVSPAHERDDVRLSNALSRLAEIDPGLHLQQDELTGHAVLGSQGPQHMRRVTAKLAEDFGIEIEADPVETAYRETIRTPVEHRHRHRKQSGGAGQFADVVISVAPLPRGSGFQFEEVVKGGAVPKNYIPSVEQGARDALEQGPEGFPVVDVKVTLHDGKHHNVDSSDYAFRTAGKNAVREALPQAKPVVLQPILNAEIHLPSDFVGDLVPTISSLQGQVLGFEGNPNASGWEIFNALIPAVAEDELHRTLASATRGTGWVKLSFDHYEELRGPVPKTAAKEKASA
- a CDS encoding ABC transporter ATP-binding protein, whose amino-acid sequence is MSLLDVNNLKVSFRQDGQISAAVRGVSFHVDRGETVALVGESGSGKSVTALSTVSLLGDSAIVEGSVTYDGQEMIGASEQRLMDVRGNDISFIFQEPMTSLNPLHTIQKQMAESLALHQGVTGDVARERILELLNKVGIRDPEDRLDSYPHQLSGGQRQRVMIAMALANKPDILIADEPTTALDVTIQAQILELLASLQKSENMGMLFITHDLGIVRRIADRVCVMKDGEIVETGATAEIFDNPQHPYTRKLLAAEPSGQPVAVATDAEEVARTDHLKVWFPIQRGFLKRTVGYVKAVNDATLSVRAGETLGIVGESGSGKTTLALAIMRLIASEGGITFRDQDVRKWSTRELRRLRKDMQIVFQDPFGSLSPRMTCQQIIAEGLAIHNIDPHRAPRELVAEVMTEVGLDPAAMDRYPHEFSGGQRQRIAIARAMVLRPKLLVLDEPTSALDMTVQVQIVDLLRDLQKKYGLAYLFISHDLKVVRAMSHKVIVMRNGDVVEMGTAEDLFENAQTDYTRELIAAAG
- a CDS encoding ABC transporter permease encodes the protein MALSPLNQRRWSNFRRNKRAFWSLIIFAVLFGLSLFAEFIANDKPILVKYRGEFYMPVFNFYAETEFGGDFQTEAIYRDPEVQCLIDSGGLEECFDDPEGIIEQIDAGTFQAEGFERGWALWPLIPYSYNTSVDRPGAAPLPPNGQNLLGTDDTKRDVLARVIYGFRLSILFTLLVTGAASLIGIFAGAIQGFFGGWLDLIFQRIIEIWSATPSLYVIIIMFAVLGRSFWLLVALMILFSWTGLVGVVRAEFLRARNLEYVRAARALGVGNMTIMFRHMLPNAMVATLTFMPFIVTGTIGGLASLDYLGFGLPSSAPSLGELTLQAKQNLQAPWLAFTAFFTFAIMLSLLVFIFEGVRDAFDPRKTFS
- a CDS encoding microcin C ABC transporter permease YejB gives rise to the protein MGAYILRRLLLIIPTLLGIMIVNFTLVQFVPGGPVEQIIAQIEGQGDVFAGFAGAGDAGAGSEPAGGVFDDKYVGARGLPPEFIAELEKEFGFDKPPLERFLIMMGNYLTLDFGESYFRSISVIDLVLEKMPVSISLGLWSTLIAYLVSIPLGIRKAIRDGSQFDTWTSAAIIVAYAIPGFLFAILLLVLFAGGSYWQIFPLRGLTSDNWDSLSLFGKIADYFWHIALPTIALTISAFATLTLLTKNSFLDEIKKQYVMTARAKGLSERKVLYGHVFRNAMLIVIAGFPAVFIGVFFGGSIIIETIFSLDGLGRLGFEAAVARDYPVIFGTLFIFGLMGLVVGIISDLMYVLVDPRIDFEKREG